In a single window of the Zea mays cultivar B73 chromosome 5, Zm-B73-REFERENCE-NAM-5.0, whole genome shotgun sequence genome:
- the LOC100283457 gene encoding uncharacterized protein LOC100283457 — translation MAEEGYKVTLNVYDLSNGLARQLSTSFLGKPIEAIWHTGVVVYGNEYYFGGGIQSSPAGTTPYGRPLRVVELGVTHIPREVFEDYLRDIAPRYTAETYRLLTHNCNNFSHEVAQFLVGTGAGVPDYILNLPAEVMSSPMGPLIMPMIQNLESTLRSNVAPQTTQFVPTPASVSAPTEAPASERKAPAPAEKASKEAPTPAPAKKEAPTPAADPLGSARGKVQEEVMKEFAAIMASGTLRASEAAALAMRRVMERHGDGATMQQG, via the exons ATGGCGGAG GAGGGGTACAAGGTGACGCTGAACGTGTACGACCTCAGCAACGGCCTCGCGCGGCAGCTGTCCACCTCCTTCCTCGGCAAGCCCATTGAGGCCATCTG GCACACGGGAGTGGTGGTGTACGGGAACGAGTACTACTTCGGCGGCGGGATCCAGTCGTCCCCCGCGGGGACGACGCCGTACGGGCGGCCGCTGCGGGTGGTGGAGCTGGGCGTCACGCACATCCCGCGGGAGGTGTTCGAGGACTACCTCCGCGACATCGCGCCCCGGTACACGGCCGAGACCTACCGCCTGCTCACCCACAACTGCAACAACTTCAGCCACGAGGTGGCGCAGTTCCTCGTCGGCACTGGCGCCGGCGTGCCCGACTACATCCTCAACCTCCCCGCCGAGGTCATGTCCAGCCCCATGGGCCCGCTCATCATGCCCATGATCCAGAACCTCGAGTCCACGCTCAGGAGCAACGTCGCTCCGCAGACCACGCAGTTCGTGCCCACGCCCGCCTCCGTCTCCGCGCCTACCGAGGCTCCCGCTTCCGAGCGAAAagcgccggcgccggcggagAAGGCTTCGAAGGAAGCTCCTACTCCTGCGCCTGCGAAGAAGGAAGCCCCTACTCCTGCGGCTGACCCGCTCGGGAGCGCCAGGGGGAAGGTGCAGGAGGAGGTGATGAAGGAGTTCGCGGCCATCATGGCCAGCGGTACGCTACGGGCCAGCGAGGCGGCGGCGCTGGCCATGCGCCGGGTCATGGAGCGCCACGGCGACGGCGCCACGATGCAGCAGGGCTAG
- the LOC100384378 gene encoding Phospholipid--sterol O-acyltransferase precursor translates to MPSRRRRRGDLAVAVAVLATVALAAGADGGAEFDYRKLSGIIIPGFASTQLRAWSVLDCPYSPFDFNPLDSVWLDTAKLFSAVNCWLKCMLLEPYNQTDHPECKSRPDSGLSAITELDPGYITGPLSSVWKEWVKWCVEFGIEANAIIAVPYDWRLPPSMLEERDLYFHKLKLTFEIALKLRGGPSLVFAHSMGNNVFRYFLEWLKLEIAPKHYIQWLDEHIHAYFAVGAPLLGSTEAVRGALSGTTFGLPVSEGTARLMFNAFGSSLWLMPFSKHCKADNIYWKHFFEGKGGCPHKQQCDEDEYISDYGGWPTDLVNIEVPSARDMGAYPSITDITENITSIMECGKPTLLSFSAREVSDGTLFKTIEDYDPQSKALVYQLEKYYQGDPVLNPLTPWERPPIKNVFCIYGIDSKTEVGYYFAPSGKPYPDNWIITDIIYELEGSLLSRSGNSVSGKPNNSSGDGTVSYNSLSWCKNWLGPKVNITRAPQAEHDGSDLQTAMNIDHHHGDDILPNMTRVPHVKYITYYEDAESLPGWRTAVWELDKANHRNIVRTPVLMRELWLEMWHDLHPDSKSKFVTKAFRGPLRNEDCRWDYGKARCGFPEHCEYRYTFGDVHLGMSCRLRNTSANLLQQYL, encoded by the exons ATGCCGTCGCGGCGGCGCCGACGCGGCGACCTCGCCGTCGCGGTGGCGGTGCTGGCGACGGTGGCCCTAGCGGCCGGGGCCGACGGCGGCGCGGAGTTCGACTACAGGAAGCTCTCGGGGATAATCATCCCGGGGTTCGCGTCCACGCAGCTGCGCGCGTGGTCGGTTCTCGATTGCCCCTACTCGCCCTTCGACTTCAACCCCCTCGACTCCGTCTGGCTCGACACCGCCAAG CTTTTCTCTGCGGTAAATTGCTGGCTTAAATGCATGCTGCTTGAACCCTATAATCAGACAGACCATCCCGAATGCAAGTCAAGGCCTGATAGTGGTCTTTCTGCAATTACAGAGCTGGACCCTGGTTATATAACAG GTCCTCTCTCTTCAGTATGGAAAGAATGGGTCAAATGGTGTGTAGAGTTTGGCATTGAAGCTAATGCAATTATCGCTGTTCCGTATGATTGGAGACTGCCCCCATCAATGCTTGAGGAGAGAGATCTGTACTTTCACAAATTAAA GCTAACATTTGAAATTGCTTTGAAACTCCGAGGAGGGCCATCTTTGGTATTTGCGCATTCGATGGGAAATAACGTGTTTCGCTATTTTTTGGAATGGTTGAAACTGGAAATTGCTCCCAAGCACTATATCCAGTGGCTTGATGAGCATATACATGCATATTTTGCAGTTG GCGCTCCTCTTCTTGGATCTACTGAAGCAGTTAGAGGCGCTCTTTCTGGAACAACTTTTGGTCTTCCAGTCAGTGAG GGCACAGCACGGTTGATGTTTAATGCATTTGGTTCTTCTCTATGGCTTATGCCATTCTCAAAACACTGCAAAGCTGATAATATCTACTGGAAGCATTTTTTTGAGGGAAAAGGAGGTTGTCCTCACAAACAACAATGTGATGAAGATGAATATATTTCAGACTACGGCGGATGGCCCACAGACCTTGTTAATATCGAGGTTCCTTCAGCTCGAG ATATGGGGGCATACCCATCCATCACAGATATAACCGAGAACATAACATCCATTATGGAGTGTGGAAAGCCAACTCTCCTGTCATTTTCTGCCAGAGAGGTTTCAGATGGTACTTTGTTCAAAACGATAGAGGATTATGACCCTCAGAGCAAGGCACTTGTTTATCAGCTTGAGAA GTATTATCAGGGTGATCCAGTTCTGAACCCTCTCACACCATGGGAGAGACCCCCAATAAAGAACGTATTTTGCATTTACGGGATTGATTCAAAGACTGAG GTAGGATATTACTTTGCACCAAGTGGCAAACCATATCCAGACAACTGGATAATAACTGATATTATTTATGAGCTTGAAGGTTCCCTACTTTCAAG ATCAGGTAATTCTGTTTCTGGGAAGCCTAACAATTCCAGTGGTGATGGAACA GTATCATACAACTCCCTCTCATGGTGCAAGAATTGGCTTGGACCAAAAGTGAACATAACGAGGGCTCCACAG GCAGAACATGATGGATCTGATCTGCAAACAGCCATGAATATTGATCATCATCATGGTGACGACATACTACCAAACATGACGAGGGTTCCGCATGTGAAGTACATAACCTACTATGAGGATGCTGAAAGTCTTCCAGGATGGAGAACAGCAGTCTGGGAGCTCGATAAAG CAAACCACAGGAATATTGTTAGGACGCCAGTATTAATGCGTGAGTTATGGCTTGAAATGTGGCACGATTTGCATCCTGATTCAAAATCGAAATTTGTGACGAAAG CTTTCCGAGGTCCACTAAGAAACGAAGACTGTCGCTGGGACTATGGAAAGGCTCGATGTGGCTTTCCAGAACACTGTGAATACAG GTATACATTTGGCGATGTCCATCTGGGAATGAGCTGCAGACTGAGAAATACGTCCGCTAACCTTCTTCAACAGTATCTCTGA